From Equus asinus isolate D_3611 breed Donkey chromosome 14, EquAss-T2T_v2, whole genome shotgun sequence, one genomic window encodes:
- the LOC123282395 gene encoding LOW QUALITY PROTEIN: heparan sulfate glucosamine 3-O-sulfotransferase 4-like (The sequence of the model RefSeq protein was modified relative to this genomic sequence to represent the inferred CDS: deleted 2 bases in 1 codon), giving the protein QWGRNSGLQQRAAAEAEAGAAAEPGSGGAADGTGAADGSVRPPRGWCRATRTPREEWGVGPCSRALPWRSGTAARAGGALESLHAAGAPGRRRRLKPCPGSAGGCCREPGAAVAPWPAPPPPPPPTLTAPLPPSASAKWPPASKLLFLCTLSLSVTYLCYSLLGGSRSLQFTLALQEPPRAAAEPPRAAAEPPPSPPPPSLLPPPVHLSTPSQPPAPTPDNASRGEPPEPSEQPAAPGADGWVLAIGGGGARDTWLRTPLAPGEMMTAPSALLECEAQETSTTDEELAGLRAANGSIERRGALSTPDYGEKKLPHALVIGVKKGGTRELLEAIRVHPDVRACGVGIEPHFFDRNYEKGLEWYRCRSCGVFLREQQGAEPPLKKHSRICSIDPENRPRRGLGD; this is encoded by the exons CAGTGGGGAAGGAACTCGGGGCTGCAACAGCGCGCGGCTGCAGAGGCTGAAGCAGGAGCCGCGGCGGAGCCGGGAAGCGGGGGCGCTGCAGACGGAACAGGTGCAGCCGACGGGTCAGTGCGCCCCCCTCGGGGGTGGTGTAGGGCCACCCGGACTCCGCGGGAAGAGTGGGGAGTGGGGCCATGCAGCCGGGCTCTCCCCTGGCGCAGCGGGACAGCGGCCAGGGCCGGGGGTGCATTGGAATCGCTTCACGCAGCCGGGGCGcctgggcggcggcggcggctgaaACCATGTCCGGGCAGCGCCGGGGGCTGCTGCCGCGAGCCGGGAGCCGCGGTGGCCCCGTGGCCCGCACCTCCTCCGCCTCCGCCTCCAACTCTCACCGCGCCGCTGCCGCCCAGCGCCTCTGCTAAGTGGCCGCCGGCGAGCAAGTTGCTTTTTCTGTGCACCTTGTCCCTGTCCGTCACCTACCTGTGCTACAGCCTCCTGGGCGGCTCGCGCTCCCTGCAGTTCACCCTGGCGCTGCAGGAGCCGCCGCGCGCCGCCGCCGAGCCGCCGCGCGCCGCCGCCGAGCCCCCGCCGAGCCCGCCGCCACCCTCTCTGCTGCCGCCCCCCGTGCACCTCAGCACCCCCTCGCAGCCGCCCGCGCCGACGCCGGACAACGCGAGCCGCGGGGAGCCCCCGGAGCCCTCCGAGCAGCCCGCTGCCCCCGGGGCCGACGGCTGGGTGTTGGCAATCGGCGGCGGGGGCGCTCGGGACACCTGGCTCCGGACCCCGCTGGCCCCTGGCGAGATGATGACTGCGCCGAGCGCGCTGCTGGAGTGTGAAGCGCAGGAGACCAGCACCACCGACGAGGAGCTCGCAGGCCTGAGAGCGGCCAACGGGAGCATCGAGAGGCGCGGCGCCCTCAGCACCCCCGACTATGGGGAGAAGAAGCTGCCACACGCACTCGTCATCGGGGTCAAGAAAGGAGGCACCCGCGAGCTGCTGGAGGCGATCCGAGTCCACCCGGACGTGCGGGCCTGCGGA GTGGGCATAGAGCCACACTTCTTCGACAGGAACTACGAAAAGGGGCTGGAGTGGTACAG